GCAGGGGGCCCAGGCGGCGGGTGTCCGCCACGAAGATGTAGGGGGTCGCGCCGTAGACCGTGTAGGCCCCTGCCGGGTCCAGCATGCCCGAGCGCACGTGCAGGGGGCTGATGCTCTCGGGCCGCACGGCTTCGAACACGCCAGCCTGGACGAAGCGCTCCACGAAGGGCTTGCGCCAGAAGTCCCCGAAGCCGATGGAGGCGATCACGGCGGGCAGGCGCTCGGGGTCGGTCTCCTTGTAGACGGGGTCGTAGGGGTCGATGGAGGTGCAGCCCATGGGGATGTGCCAGGTGAAGGCCTGGGGCGTGCCCGCGAGCGAGGCGGCCAGGTTCTCGATGCGCTCCTTCACGGCCAGCTTGACGGGGCAGGGGGCGTAGAGCAGCAGGTCCACGGGTTCGCTCGGGCCCTGGGCGGTTTCTTCGCTGCCCATCGCCTTGATCTGGGCCATGAGTTCCTGGAGGCCTTCCATTGCGCACACTCCTGACGCGCGGTCGCGCGTTGCTGCAAAATTGTCGGGCTGGCTACAAAATTGTACGATATTCGGGCCTGCCCGGCGGGCCGGAGGCCCTGCGGAGTGAGTGAGCAACCGCCGTGCCATCATGTGGACCCAGGTGGACCCGGATGGGCGCGACGTTGTAACGTGGAGCCCGCGGCAAACGACAGCAACACGACATACCCGAGATTCCCCGCAGGGGGAGCGCGTGAGCCGCAAAGGAAGAATCATGCCCTCTGAACGATACACGCCGGAAAGGCCGGGCGCAAAGCGCAGCCTGGCGCTCTGGGTCCTGCTGGCGGCCCTGGCGGCCGCAGGTGCGGCCTGGAAGCTCTACGGCTCCGGCAAGGGCCAGCCTCCGCAGGACGCGCAGCCCAAGACCCAGGGCCAAAGACAGGGTCAGGCCTTCAAGCCGGTGGTGGGCGCGGCCAAGGCCGTCCGGCGCGACGTGAACGTCTATCTCTCGGGCCTGGGCAGCGTCAGCGCCCTGAACACCGTGACCGTGCGCAGCCGCGTGGACGGCCAGATCATGGAGATCCGCTACCGCGAGGGCGACATGGTCAAGGCCGGCGACGTGCTCGTGCAGGTGGACCCGCGCCCCTTCCAGGCCCAGCTGGATCAGGCCCAGGGCCAGATGGCCCGCGACAAGGCCCAGTTGGAGAACGCCCGGCGCGACCTGGCCCGTTACGAGCAGCTGGTGCACTCCGGGGCCATCGCGCGCCAGCAGCTGGACGCCCAGGACTCCCTGGTGCGCCAGTACGAGGGCGCGGTGCGCACCGACCAGGGCGCCATCGACAACGCAAAGCTCCTGCTGACCTACAGCCGCATCACCGCGCCCATCTCCGGGCGGGTGGGCCTGCGCCTGGTGGACGCGGGCAACATGGTCCGCGCCACGGACCAGACCGGGCTGGTGGTCATCACCCAGGTGCAGCCCATCGCCGTGGTCTTCACCCTGCCGGAGGACGTGCTGCCCCGGGTGCAGGCCAGCATGGCCGGGGGCCGCAAGCTCCAGGTGGAGGCTTTCGACCGGGAGCAGAAGCGCCTGCTGGCCACCGGCGAGCTGCTCACCCTGGACAACCAGATCGACCAGGCCTCGGGCACGGTGCGCCTCAAGGCCCAGTTCCCCAACGCGGACATGGCCCTGTTTCCCAACCAGTTCGTCAACGCCAGGCTGCTGGTGGACGTGGTCAAGGGCGCGGTGGTGGTGCCCGCCTCCGCCGTGCAGCGCGGGCCGCAGGGCGCGCAGGTATGCGTGCTGGGGCCGGACAACGTGGTGCAGGTCCGCAAGGTGGACGCCTCGGACAGCGTGGGAGGCGAGGTGATCGTGCGCTCCGGGGTGAACGAAGGCGAGACCGTGGTGGTGGACGGCGCGGAGCGGCTGCGCGACGGCCTCCAGGTGGAGGTCAAGGGCGAGCCCAGGAACGAAGGCGGGCCTGCGCGCCAGGGCGGCTGATGAACATCTCCGAGCTTTTCATCCGCCGCCCGGTGGCCACCACTTTGCTGATGGTGGCCATCATGCTGGCCGGAGCCGTGGCCTACCGCCAGCTGCCCGTGGCGGCGCTGCCCCAGGTGGACTACCCCACCATCCAGGTGCGCACCTTCTACCCCGGGGCCAGCCCCGAGGTCATGGCCTCCTCGGTGACGGCCCCGCTGGAGCGCCAGCTGGGCCAGATGCCCGGCCTCACCCAGATGACCTCCAACAGCTCGGGCGGGGCCAGCGTCATCACGCTGCTCTTCAGCCTGGACCTGAGCCTGGACGTGGCCGAGCAGCAGGTGCAGGCGGCCATCAACGCCTCCTTCAACTTCCTGCCCAAGGACCTGCCCAGCCCCCCGGTGTACAGCAAGGTCAACCCGGCGGACGCGCCCATCCTGACCCTGGCGCTCACCTCGGCCACCATGCCCCTGACCCGCGTGGAGGACCTGGCCGACACCCGCTTCGCCCAGAAGATCTCGCAGCTGCCGGGCGTGGGCCTGGTGAGCCTCTCCGGCGGGCAGCGCCCGGCCGTGCGCGTGCACGTGAACCCCACGGCCCTGGCCTCCTACGGCCTGACCCTGGAGGACGTGCGCGCCGCCGTGGGCGCGGCCAACGTGAACCTGGCCAAGGGCGGCTTCGACGGCCCCCGGCAGGCCTCCATCATCTCCGCCAACGACCAGCTCTACTCCGCAGAGGAATACAAGCCCTTGATCATCGCCTACCGGGCGGGCGCGCCGGTGCGGCTCTCCGACGTGGCCGACCTGGAGGACGCCTCAGAGGACGAGCGCCAGGCCGCCTGGATGAACCAGGCCCCGGCGGTGGTCATGAACATCCAGCGCCAGCCCGGGGCCAACGTCATCGAGGTGGTGGACCGCATCAAGGCCCTGCTGCCCCAGCTCAAGGCCTCGCTGCCGCCCTCGGTGGAGGTCTCCGTGCTCACGGACCGCACCACCACCATCCGGGCCTCGGTGGAGGACGTGCAGTTCGAGCTCATGCTGGCCGTGGCCCTGGTGGTCCTGGTCATCTACCTGTTCCTGCGCAACCTGCCCGCCACAGTGATCCCGGGCGTGGCGGTGCCGCTCTCCCTGGTGGGGTCCTTCGGAGTGATGTACCTCTTGGGCTTCAGCCTGAACAACCTCTCGCTCATGGCCCTGACCATCTCCACCGGCTTCGTGGTGGACGACGCCATCGTGATGATCGAGAACGTGGCCCGCTACGTGGAGCAGGGCATGGAGCCTTTCCAGGCCGCGCTCAAGGGCTCGAAGCAGATCGGCTTCACCATCCTCTCGCTCACGGTGTCGCTCATCGCGGTGCTCATCCCGCTCCTGTTCATGGGCGACGTGGTGGGCAGGCTGTTCCGCGAGTTCGCGGTGACGCTGGGGGCCTCCATCCTGATCTCGGCCTTCGTGTCGCTCACGCTCACGCCCATGATGTGCGCCCGGCTGCTCAGGCACGTGCCGCCCGAGGAGGAGGGGGCCTTCCACCGGGGCACCCAGCGCTTCTTCGACCGCGTGATCGAGCTCTACGGCGCGAGCCTGCGCGTGGTGCTGCGCCACCAGGGCCTGACCCTGTGCGTGGCCGTGGGGACGCTTGCGCTCACGGTGGTCATGTACGCGTATTCGCCCAAGGGCTTCTTCCCCCAGCAGGACACGGGCGTGATCGTGGGCGTGTCCGAGGCCCCGCAGTCGGTCTCCTTCGCGGCCATGAGCCGCCGCCAGCAGGCCCTGGCCGAGGTCATCCTGCGCGACCCGGCCGTGGCGAGCCTGTCCTCCTTCATCGGGGTGGACGGCACCAACCCGGCCATGAACACCGGGCGCATCCAGATCAACCTCAAGCCGCTTGAGGAGCGCAAGGTCAGCGCCGCCCGGGTGATGGACAGGCTGCGGCCCGCGCTGGCCGAGGTGCCCGGCGTCTCGCTGCACATGCAGGCCGCGCAGGACCTCAGCGTTGACGTGCGCCAGAGCCGCACCCAGTTCCAGTACACCCTGGAGGACCCCAGCGCGGACCAGCTCAACACCTGGGCCCCGCGCCTGGTCGCGGCCATGCGCGCGCAGCCGGAGCTGGACTCCGTGAGCAGCGACCAGCAGGACCAGGGCCGCCGGGTCATGGTGAACATCGACCGGGCCACGGCCTCGCGCCTGGGCATCACGCCCCAGCAGATCGACGACGCGCTCTACGACGCCTTCGGCCAGCGCCAGATATCCACCATCTTCACCGAGCTGAACCAGTACCGCGTGGTTCTGGCGGCCAAGCCCGAGATGCGCGACAACCCGCAGGACCTGGGCTCCATCCACCTGCGCTCCCGCGACGGCAAGCAGACCCCGCTCACGGCCATCGCCTCCATCAGCGAGACCACCGGGCCGCTGGTCATCAGCCGCCAGGGGCAGTTCCCGGCGGTGACCATCTCCTTCGACGTGGCCAAGGGCGGATCGCTTGGCGGGGCCGTGGGGGCCGTGGAGCGCGCCGTACGCGAGACGGGCCTGCCCCCCTCGATCCAGGGCGATTTCCAGGGCACGGCCAAGGCCTTCCTGGCCTCTCTGGAGAACGAGCCCATCCTGATCCTGGCGGCGCTCATCACCGTGTACATCGTGCTGGGCGTGCTCTACGAGAGCTTCATCCACCCGGTGACCATCCTCTCCACCCTGCCCTCGGCTGGCGTGGGCGCGCTGCTGGGCCTGGCGCTGTTCGGCATGGAGCTGGATGTGCTGGCCGTCATCGGCATCATCCTGCTCATCGGCATCGTGAAGAAGAACGGCATCATGATGGTGGACTTCGCCCTGGAGGCCGAGCGCGAGCAGGGCGCGGCCCCTGAGGACGCCATCTACCAGGCCTGCCTGCTGCGCTTCCGGCCCATCATGATGACCACCATGGCCGCTCTGCTGGGCGCGCTGCCCCTGGCCCTGGGCGGGGGCGTGGGCTCGGAGCTGCGCAGGCCGCTCGGCGTGTGCATCATCGGCGGCCTTGTCATCAGCCAGGTGCTCACACTCTACACCACTCCGGTGATCTACCTGGCCTTCGACAGGGTCGCCCGCAGGTTCTCGCGCCGCAATGGGCCGGAGGCCGCATGAACCCCGGACCGGGAAAGCCCGGGGCGGAACAGCCAGGCCCTGACAGGCCAAGCCAGGAGCACCCAGGCTCGGAGCCCGGCGGGGCGCCCGGTACGGCGCGGACCGCCAGGGAGCAGGCCCCAGGCTCAGGGCTCAGCCGCACGGACGTGGCCCTGCACGGCCTCAACCTGCCCGGCGTGTTCATCCGTAGGCCCGTGGCCACCACGCTGCTCACCCTGGGCCTGATGCTGGCGGGCATGGTCTGCTACCGGCTGCTGCCCGTCTCGCCCCTGCCGCGCGTGGATTTCCCCACCATCTCGGTCAACGCCGGGCTGCCCGGGGCCGACCCGGAGACCATGGCCACCTCCGTGGCCGCGCCCCTGGAGCGCCAGTTCGGGCGCATCGCGGGCGTCACGGAGATGACCTCCACCAGCTTCCGGGGCTCCACGAGCATCACGCTCCAGTTCGACCTGGACCGCAACATCGACGGCGCCGCCCGCGACGTGCAGGCCGCCATCAACGCGGCCCGCAGCCAGCTGCCCGCCAACCTCCCCAACAACCCCACCTACCGCAAGATCAACCCGGCGGATGCCCCGGTGCTGATCCTGTCACTCACTTCGGATAGCGTTTCGCGCGACAAAATGTATGACGTGGCCTCCACGGTGCTCCAGCAGAAGATCGCCCAGCTGGGCGGAGTGGGGCAGGTGTTCGTGGGCGGGGGCGCGCTCCCGGCGGTGCGCGTGGAGCTCAAC
This sequence is a window from Fundidesulfovibrio soli. Protein-coding genes within it:
- a CDS encoding MdtA/MuxA family multidrug efflux RND transporter periplasmic adaptor subunit — its product is MPSERYTPERPGAKRSLALWVLLAALAAAGAAWKLYGSGKGQPPQDAQPKTQGQRQGQAFKPVVGAAKAVRRDVNVYLSGLGSVSALNTVTVRSRVDGQIMEIRYREGDMVKAGDVLVQVDPRPFQAQLDQAQGQMARDKAQLENARRDLARYEQLVHSGAIARQQLDAQDSLVRQYEGAVRTDQGAIDNAKLLLTYSRITAPISGRVGLRLVDAGNMVRATDQTGLVVITQVQPIAVVFTLPEDVLPRVQASMAGGRKLQVEAFDREQKRLLATGELLTLDNQIDQASGTVRLKAQFPNADMALFPNQFVNARLLVDVVKGAVVVPASAVQRGPQGAQVCVLGPDNVVQVRKVDASDSVGGEVIVRSGVNEGETVVVDGAERLRDGLQVEVKGEPRNEGGPARQGG
- a CDS encoding MdtB/MuxB family multidrug efflux RND transporter permease subunit, with the protein product MNISELFIRRPVATTLLMVAIMLAGAVAYRQLPVAALPQVDYPTIQVRTFYPGASPEVMASSVTAPLERQLGQMPGLTQMTSNSSGGASVITLLFSLDLSLDVAEQQVQAAINASFNFLPKDLPSPPVYSKVNPADAPILTLALTSATMPLTRVEDLADTRFAQKISQLPGVGLVSLSGGQRPAVRVHVNPTALASYGLTLEDVRAAVGAANVNLAKGGFDGPRQASIISANDQLYSAEEYKPLIIAYRAGAPVRLSDVADLEDASEDERQAAWMNQAPAVVMNIQRQPGANVIEVVDRIKALLPQLKASLPPSVEVSVLTDRTTTIRASVEDVQFELMLAVALVVLVIYLFLRNLPATVIPGVAVPLSLVGSFGVMYLLGFSLNNLSLMALTISTGFVVDDAIVMIENVARYVEQGMEPFQAALKGSKQIGFTILSLTVSLIAVLIPLLFMGDVVGRLFREFAVTLGASILISAFVSLTLTPMMCARLLRHVPPEEEGAFHRGTQRFFDRVIELYGASLRVVLRHQGLTLCVAVGTLALTVVMYAYSPKGFFPQQDTGVIVGVSEAPQSVSFAAMSRRQQALAEVILRDPAVASLSSFIGVDGTNPAMNTGRIQINLKPLEERKVSAARVMDRLRPALAEVPGVSLHMQAAQDLSVDVRQSRTQFQYTLEDPSADQLNTWAPRLVAAMRAQPELDSVSSDQQDQGRRVMVNIDRATASRLGITPQQIDDALYDAFGQRQISTIFTELNQYRVVLAAKPEMRDNPQDLGSIHLRSRDGKQTPLTAIASISETTGPLVISRQGQFPAVTISFDVAKGGSLGGAVGAVERAVRETGLPPSIQGDFQGTAKAFLASLENEPILILAALITVYIVLGVLYESFIHPVTILSTLPSAGVGALLGLALFGMELDVLAVIGIILLIGIVKKNGIMMVDFALEAEREQGAAPEDAIYQACLLRFRPIMMTTMAALLGALPLALGGGVGSELRRPLGVCIIGGLVISQVLTLYTTPVIYLAFDRVARRFSRRNGPEAA